The Syntrophobacterales bacterium genome includes a window with the following:
- a CDS encoding TAXI family TRAP transporter solute-binding subunit yields the protein MKKLIGIMLAVFLLSAGTAFAEEKPKIIITTGGLGGVYFYYGTTMAEILTKHAGVDATAIQTAASVDNLLLIQRRTDPSKNTYYMGLVLPDSAYLAYTGKHKRFADRPAKETRIMWTMYPNYLHLITASGSGIKTVADLKGKRVSTAAPGSGTEVEAFLVLDAAGIKASDFAKQERLGAAESAEALSQGTIDAYFWSGGLPTGSVVELSTTLARKGKKIEFVDMDPQSALVKELLKKFTGVMNSGAIPKNVYNTEKDVNTLVFWNLFMGPESLPEKYSYAITKALFENVSQLQTAVKAAKDTNLGNATKSYGGVIPYDPGALKYYKEKGAIK from the coding sequence ATGAAGAAGCTCATCGGTATTATGTTGGCTGTTTTTCTGTTATCGGCGGGAACCGCGTTTGCCGAGGAAAAACCTAAAATCATCATTACCACGGGCGGCCTGGGCGGGGTTTATTTCTATTACGGGACAACCATGGCCGAAATCCTGACGAAACACGCCGGGGTTGACGCGACCGCCATTCAGACGGCCGCCTCGGTGGATAACCTGCTTTTGATCCAGCGCCGCACCGACCCTTCCAAAAACACCTACTACATGGGCCTGGTTCTTCCCGATTCCGCATATCTTGCCTATACCGGCAAGCATAAGCGTTTTGCGGATAGACCGGCAAAAGAGACCCGCATCATGTGGACAATGTATCCCAATTACCTTCACCTGATCACCGCCTCGGGGTCAGGGATAAAAACCGTTGCCGATCTGAAAGGGAAACGGGTCTCCACTGCCGCGCCCGGGTCCGGCACCGAGGTTGAGGCGTTTCTGGTACTGGATGCCGCCGGGATTAAAGCCTCCGACTTCGCCAAGCAGGAGCGTCTGGGCGCCGCAGAGTCGGCAGAAGCGCTTTCCCAGGGGACGATTGACGCCTATTTCTGGTCCGGCGGCCTCCCGACGGGTTCGGTTGTCGAGCTATCGACAACCCTGGCGCGCAAGGGTAAAAAGATCGAATTCGTTGACATGGATCCCCAGAGCGCCCTAGTCAAGGAGCTGCTTAAAAAGTTTACCGGGGTAATGAATTCAGGCGCCATTCCCAAGAATGTTTACAACACTGAAAAAGACGTAAATACGCTGGTTTTCTGGAATCTTTTCATGGGCCCGGAAAGCCTGCCGGAGAAATACTCCTACGCAATCACCAAGGCGCTGTTTGAAAATGTCAGCCAACTCCAAACTGCCGTTAAGGCGGCAAAGGATACAAACCTCGGCAATGCGACAAAGTCTTACGGCGGAGTCATCCCCTACGATCCGGGCGCATTGAAATATTACAAGGAAAAGGGCGCTATAAAATAA
- a CDS encoding long-chain-fatty-acid--CoA ligase produces the protein MILTDSLKKACLFFPEKKAVVCGNNSWTYREFFARLRSISAFMQAEGIKKGDRVAILHPNCHYYLESYYAIALIGAIAVPLNYRLSAAELAFILNDAGAKLLIAAPQFAKTVEQISGNISSLGKIVWTGNASGGFPEGKNDRSYEKLVSDKDAFCADVAVTEDDIAQIYYTSGTTGRPKGVILTHKNVTVHALGTIAELQLTDRDVWLHAAPLFHLADAWASWAITWVGGTHVLVGEFSPPLVLSALEEKKVTLTNLIPTMLNMLINYPGVKKYDFRSLRVLLSGGAPIAPEVVRRIVETFGCDYIQTYGMTETCPYLTFSLLKEHLRQLPPEEQLRFKSKTGREFIAVALKVVTDAGGEVKKDEKEVGEIIVRGDTVTPGYWQLPEETAKAIRDGWLYTGDMAVMDEEGYVTIVDRKKDMIVTGGENVYSTEVENALYMHKAVLECAVVGVPDEKWGETVHAIVVLKSGMDATADELISFCKEQIARYKAPKSVEFLPSLPKTGSGKIEKKKLRERYWTDERKKI, from the coding sequence ATGATTCTTACGGACTCATTAAAGAAAGCCTGTCTGTTTTTCCCCGAAAAAAAGGCCGTCGTCTGCGGAAACAATAGCTGGACCTACCGGGAATTTTTTGCTCGCCTCCGCAGTATTTCCGCTTTCATGCAGGCGGAGGGCATAAAAAAAGGCGACCGGGTAGCCATTTTGCACCCCAATTGCCATTATTACCTTGAATCCTACTACGCCATCGCCCTCATCGGGGCAATCGCCGTCCCGCTAAACTACCGGCTGTCCGCCGCCGAACTCGCCTTCATCCTGAATGACGCCGGCGCAAAGCTCCTTATTGCCGCTCCGCAGTTCGCAAAAACAGTTGAGCAAATCAGCGGCAATATTTCCTCGCTGGGAAAGATTGTCTGGACCGGCAATGCGTCCGGCGGGTTTCCGGAAGGGAAAAACGACCGCTCGTATGAAAAACTTGTTTCTGACAAAGACGCCTTCTGCGCAGATGTTGCGGTAACGGAGGATGATATCGCTCAGATCTACTACACGAGCGGGACGACGGGGCGTCCGAAGGGGGTAATCCTTACCCACAAGAATGTTACGGTTCATGCCCTCGGAACAATCGCCGAGTTGCAGCTCACCGACCGGGATGTCTGGCTCCATGCCGCGCCCCTGTTTCATCTGGCGGATGCCTGGGCAAGCTGGGCGATAACCTGGGTCGGGGGCACGCACGTTCTTGTCGGCGAATTTTCTCCGCCGCTGGTTTTGTCGGCTCTGGAAGAAAAGAAGGTCACACTGACCAATCTCATCCCCACGATGCTCAACATGCTGATCAATTATCCGGGGGTCAAAAAATACGACTTCCGCAGCCTGCGGGTGCTGCTCAGCGGCGGCGCCCCGATCGCCCCGGAGGTTGTCCGCCGGATCGTGGAAACCTTCGGGTGCGACTACATCCAGACCTACGGAATGACCGAGACGTGCCCCTACCTGACCTTTTCCCTCCTCAAGGAGCACCTGCGACAACTGCCGCCCGAAGAACAGCTCCGCTTCAAATCAAAAACCGGCAGGGAGTTCATCGCCGTCGCTCTGAAGGTGGTAACCGATGCCGGCGGTGAGGTCAAAAAGGATGAAAAAGAGGTCGGCGAAATAATTGTGCGGGGTGATACCGTGACTCCCGGCTACTGGCAGCTCCCGGAAGAAACGGCCAAGGCCATCCGCGACGGCTGGCTCTATACCGGCGACATGGCCGTGATGGACGAAGAAGGCTACGTAACGATCGTGGATCGGAAGAAAGACATGATCGTAACCGGCGGCGAAAACGTCTATTCCACGGAGGTCGAAAATGCCCTCTACATGCACAAGGCCGTTCTGGAATGCGCCGTAGTGGGCGTCCCCGATGAAAAGTGGGGCGAAACGGTCCATGCTATTGTTGTTTTGAAATCGGGGATGGATGCAACGGCGGACGAGCTGATCTCGTTTTGCAAGGAGCAGATAGCGCGTTACAAAGCACCTAAATCAGTAGAATTTTTACCGTCGCTCCCCAAGACAGGTTCCGGAAAAATCGAAAAGAAAAAGTTGCGGGAGCGCTACTGGACCGATGAGCGGAAGAAAATCTGA
- a CDS encoding TRAP transporter fused permease subunit: MHDEPISQEDNLGRFVIKPLLVIASIYSLYLVIHPHTPFSGLSIGILDLTELQRSTHVLFLLLTGYLISSQRLPGRAGVGAFVFALMAAFPLYSFWKIGLDIKFNLAATIFWMAAVLPTIYPRSSKIADKLAALLVIIPYVYHVVYFHDIIDRAMIPEAWDLVLSFGLTLLLLGQVYRYIGAILPCLVLTFLIYNLHGDLLGGVFSHAVFGFDLLLAKLFSETEAGLFGMITGVSAKYLVYFTIMGGIIGVLNLGKIIANIASLASRGRADGPGIVTTLASIFMGMFSGSGAADTQFVSTISKPMYEKSGYDKYTAAGIAATSGTIAMITPPVLGSLAFVMVEILSIPYLWVCIMAIGPMLLYLIAILAYNYFYVKKMGLKPIEHGQNYGWEYFRRYSYIFLPLLIIVGFIYWGYSISLAVVLAIFLFVILAYIDRTIRPKSPKVLLNGLAKGFSSLIPIGSAVVCANLILTLMVMTGLSSKFAQLLSMISGTSILVASLFTAVFTLILGMGIPPTASYVVASSLTAPAILSIAMANGIPQQAALLSAHMFLMYYAILADVTPPVALSAYASASVFMTDPLKTGIYAAKVALPKYLLGFSFILTYQGTSLLIIPMWTTTSATMAISGFLIRLAEVSIGAIAMAAATAGYARRPLRKWESWVLGIFSVGLFIPNYWFDLAALPVLIWFFLISKTKAPLNFDASGGKA; encoded by the coding sequence ATGCACGACGAGCCAATCAGCCAGGAAGACAACCTGGGGCGATTTGTCATCAAGCCCCTGCTGGTAATCGCCAGTATCTACAGCTTGTATCTGGTTATCCATCCCCATACGCCCTTTTCCGGATTGTCTATAGGCATCCTCGATTTAACCGAGCTGCAGCGCTCCACTCACGTTTTATTTCTGCTTTTGACCGGCTACCTTATCTCCTCCCAGCGCCTTCCCGGAAGGGCCGGAGTCGGGGCCTTCGTGTTTGCGCTCATGGCCGCCTTTCCGCTTTATTCCTTCTGGAAAATTGGTCTGGACATTAAATTCAACCTTGCCGCGACAATCTTCTGGATGGCGGCGGTGCTGCCTACTATTTATCCCCGTTCCAGCAAAATAGCCGACAAGCTGGCGGCGCTGCTGGTGATCATTCCCTATGTCTATCATGTTGTTTATTTTCATGACATTATTGATCGGGCGATGATACCCGAAGCATGGGATCTGGTGCTGAGCTTCGGACTTACGCTGCTGCTGCTCGGCCAGGTGTACCGCTACATCGGGGCTATCCTGCCGTGCCTGGTACTAACCTTTCTTATCTACAATCTGCACGGGGACCTGCTGGGAGGCGTATTTTCCCACGCCGTTTTCGGCTTCGATTTGCTGCTCGCCAAGCTCTTCAGTGAGACGGAGGCCGGACTTTTCGGAATGATTACCGGTGTCTCCGCCAAATATCTCGTTTATTTCACGATCATGGGCGGGATTATCGGTGTTTTGAACCTGGGAAAAATCATTGCCAATATCGCCTCGCTCGCCTCCCGCGGCCGGGCGGACGGCCCCGGGATCGTGACGACGCTCGCCTCCATCTTCATGGGTATGTTCAGCGGCTCCGGCGCCGCCGACACCCAGTTCGTCTCGACCATCAGCAAACCGATGTACGAAAAAAGCGGGTATGACAAGTACACCGCCGCCGGAATCGCCGCCACCTCGGGCACGATCGCGATGATCACCCCCCCGGTGCTGGGATCACTCGCCTTCGTCATGGTGGAAATCCTCTCCATTCCCTACCTGTGGGTATGCATTATGGCGATTGGCCCCATGTTGCTCTATCTGATCGCGATTCTCGCCTACAACTATTTTTACGTCAAAAAGATGGGGCTCAAGCCGATTGAACACGGCCAGAATTACGGCTGGGAATATTTCCGGCGCTATTCCTATATCTTTCTGCCCCTTTTAATCATCGTGGGCTTTATCTACTGGGGATATTCAATCAGCCTTGCCGTCGTTCTGGCGATTTTTCTCTTCGTCATTCTGGCTTACATAGACCGGACGATCCGCCCCAAAAGCCCGAAGGTGCTGTTAAACGGATTGGCAAAAGGATTTTCCTCTCTTATCCCAATAGGTTCTGCTGTTGTCTGCGCAAACCTGATTTTGACCTTGATGGTAATGACCGGTCTCTCCAGCAAATTTGCCCAGCTCCTGTCGATGATTTCCGGCACAAGCATCCTTGTCGCCTCGCTTTTTACTGCCGTCTTCACACTGATTCTCGGAATGGGAATCCCGCCTACGGCCTCTTATGTGGTGGCATCATCGCTAACGGCCCCGGCCATTCTGAGCATCGCCATGGCCAATGGCATTCCGCAGCAGGCCGCGCTGCTTTCTGCGCATATGTTTCTTATGTACTACGCCATCCTCGCCGACGTTACGCCGCCGGTGGCGCTTTCCGCCTACGCTTCGGCTTCGGTTTTTATGACCGATCCACTCAAGACAGGCATCTACGCCGCAAAGGTCGCGCTTCCCAAATACCTGCTTGGGTTTTCCTTCATCCTGACCTACCAGGGAACATCCCTGCTGATTATCCCGATGTGGACCACCACCAGCGCCACCATGGCCATCTCGGGATTTCTCATCCGGCTGGCGGAGGTGTCGATCGGGGCGATCGCCATGGCTGCAGCAACGGCAGGCTATGCCCGGCGGCCGCTGCGCAAATGGGAATCCTGGGTTCTGGGGATATTTTCGGTGGGGCTGTTCATCCCCAATTACTGGTTCGATCTGGCAGCCCTGCCGGTCTTGATCTGGTTTTTTCTCATCAGTAAAACCAAAGCGCCGCTTAATTTCGATGCATCAGGCGGCAAGGCTTAA